AGGACAAAAAAAGCCTTAAAAACCAAGGGGTACTATGCCAGTTCGGATGCGGAGGGTGATTTTATCAGTGTCCGGAATGTTGTAGGCTGGCATAAAGGTTCTTATCGCATCACATTAAAAAAAGAAGGCTATATCGCGGGCAAGTCTATCCCAGATACTATTAAGCCTAAAGAAACCTATTTCAGCTGGGGCGATTATGAACATTCCTGGGTCACTATGTATGTCGAAGATTTAAGCACAAAAAAAGTGGTTAATGTAGGATCCCTAGCTTTCCCGGGTAAAAAGATTCAGATGAAAGGGCATATTACATCGTTCTTAGAGCAATACAAGTATTTCATCGATTTTGCCCAAAGGTCGAGGGATCTTGAGGGACTGAATGTCATCCGATACGACAAATTACCTAAAGTAACCATTGTTCAAAAAAATCTACGCATTAATGGTAAATTGGTCAAGCTTGAAAAAGTACCAACCTACCACAACCGTACACACAATCCCGAACAAAGTAAAGTTGCCGGTGAAATCCCTATTCTATCCAAGGATAGTTATAACCCTACGACCGGTGAACTGACACTCGAAACGGGTGTGTTTGTAAAATGGCCAGAGAAAAAAGATGTTAATTAAAGGGAATGCTTTTAATTCAGTCCAAAATTGACAATAAAGGAGTTTTCTTCTTTCGGGATCTTATCGGACTTATTTTTAAAAGGATCTCCGATCGAAGCAGCAGCATATAATGCCTGTGGTCGTCCTTTTTTATCGAATAATATAAACGGACGTTCCAAATGGGCCAGCACTGTTTTGTGTTGTCCGGTTACCTTCAATTCGCGTTGTGATACCAAAGGGTGACGGGCAGCATGCCAGTGCAGGCCATCTGCTGAGGTAATCAGTGCCAAAGCACCAAACTGCGCGACCAATTTACCTGAATGCGCATAGTACTTGACAACTGCATAAAATTGCTTTCGCTGTTTATCATACCATAAAAATGGGTCTTCACAGGCCATGTCCGGCTCCGTGAATACTTGTGAAAGGAGTTTAAATGGCTTATCCGGTCTATCGCTTACCGCGATCCACATCGTCATATTGCCCACGTTGGGTTTTCGCGACTTAAAGATCATATAATATCGTCCGTCGGGTCCTTCTGTCACCGATGGATTTGTCGTCACCTCAAAAGTTTGTATCCCATCTGGCTCAATCAGCGGTTCTTTTACTTCCTGAAAATTACCCAGCGCAAAGTCGCTCAATTTATTAGCGACAAGTACACCGATCTTCTGCGTACAATTGTATTTAAGCCAATGTCCCCAGTCTGAATTGGGATCGACATTTTTGGCTCTAAAGGTCGAATCGAAGGCATTACTCATGTAATAGAGGTAATATTTCTGACCAAATCTGCGTATTT
The Sphingobacterium multivorum genome window above contains:
- a CDS encoding glycoside hydrolase family protein, producing the protein MKRLTFFLTLLLRVLCAGTGYIAKAQDNLNLGAKLQQTIDTSQVLIDGQYYHWCNSVIQGEDGKYHMFYARWPHGKRTLDDDPANGIFDGFSGWLKYSEIAYATADKPTGPFHYVKTILKGNGDQHKWNRYTMHNPQIRRFGQKYYLYYMSNAFDSTFRAKNVDPNSDWGHWLKYNCTQKIGVLVANKLSDFALGNFQEVKEPLIEPDGIQTFEVTTNPSVTEGPDGRYYMIFKSRKPNVGNMTMWIAVSDRPDKPFKLLSQVFTEPDMACEDPFLWYDKQRKQFYAVVKYYAHSGKLVAQFGALALITSADGLHWHAARHPLVSQRELKVTGQHKTVLAHLERPFILFDKKGRPQALYAAASIGDPFKNKSDKIPKEENSFIVNFGLN